ATTCTGATTTTATTTATTAGagtcatttatatatatatttgggagaagatgaaggagaatTAGAAAAATTAGGTTTGTGTTTAATCAGGATTCTGATAGAGAAAGAAACTTTTTGGTGGAGACAAGTCCACACAAATTATGGTGTATATAATTTCATCTACGCTGttcaattatttaataatatatgtATGGTCCATATTAGCTTGGGCACCATACCATTGTTTTCCAACGATTGCACAATAAACGAACcctatttttataattaaatgttaaaatgagaagagaaaatgCTTAGGAAACCAAACAGGCCAATGTTTACACTCTTTCATCCgaagaaaaaatcaaataaaagtaAAGTAGTATTTTGTagttaaaagtaaaaactaGATACAGAAGTTGGTGGGCAACCTTCCTCGGGGATCGAGGAGGAGATCCCCCGACGCTCCTTTCAGAAGTGAGCTTCTATTGGTCTTCTCAGTATGTCACTGCCGCCCTGCCCGGTAGTCTGGAGATGCTTTCTCTCCGTTCTACCATttttagtaacaaaaaaaatacggAAGTTAGGAAATGGAAATTAAACATGAACATGTTATTTTTCCATTTTTGCTGTCCAAATCTATTCGCCTGAACCATTTGGATTACACAGTGAAATCATTTACCGAACAAACTAAGTTAAAACATTTGACATTGCATCATATAAAGCTTCATCAAATTCAATACATCATTCTGTTTTTCATTTTGCAAGGTTTCACAAAGGAGAGTATACAGATCAGCTATTTGCTCCCTTCTCGAATGGTAAGGATTGTAGGAGAACGACGCATCGATGCTAGCAACAAATGGAGCCTCTTCAACCAAACATATCCTGTTCCAGAGAATTGTGAAGTGGAGAAACTTCAGGGCAAGATTGAGCATGGAAGTCTCATTGTTACAATGCCAAAGAAGTTCATTCCACCACCTACACCAATAGCACAAGTAGAAGAAACAACCAAACAAAAGGAAACCACTCCTCCAAAATCCACAGCTACTAGAGTGGAACAACAAGAACCTATTGGAGACAAGAAAATTAGTAGTGATGCATTGAAAGAACTAAAGGGTTCCCAGAAAGATACTTCTCCATCTCAGAAACCAAAGGACACTACTAGCCATAGGCCTGACGATTATAAGGGATTGCGAACTTTAAGCCCTTCAAAATCCTTTGAAGAGGAACCTGTGCTGAAAACCAAAGCAACAGCTGCAATCCCAAAAGAACAAACAGGTAAGCCTCAAATGGGAATTGAGCCAAACACAAAGCAAATAGATGAGGAAAAGCTTCAAGAGGAAATTAGGAAAAAGGCCATATTGGAAATAGTCAAGAAGCAATTAGAAGAAGAGAAGGCTGAGAAGGAAAGTGTCAAAAAGAAGGAAGTGGAAGGAGCAGATATTGGGAAGCCTTATTATGAGTCCAGAAAGCCAGAAAAATATCTGGATCATGATGTGGttttaaaaggaaaagaaatcaaGGCAAGAAAAGAGTCTGCTCCAAAATCTTCTGATGACAAGGGAAAGGACAGAGCAAAGAAGGATGAAATATACACAATAGGGAAAGGAGTCAAAGAAGTGGGTACTTGGACTTCTAAGGTTGTCACAAGAATAGGAGAAGGAAAATTGGATGACCAAGAGAAAACTTTGGTGGCAAATATGGGTGCTGCAATTCTAATAATTGCAGCACTAGGAGCTTATGTAACCTATAAGTTCACATCTTCTGACAAAACCTAGCTAAAACTAATTGTACACAGATCAATAAATCCTTGTGAACATTTGCATTTAAAAGCACGCGTTAATCTATTTATTTAACAGGCAAGATTATTAACTTTCATGTCGGCCTAAACCATTTTTCATCTACGCATTTCAACAAAGGGTTTATTTATTTACTATAATACTTATCTGACACATCTCCCCATAACAAGAAAATGCATAATCAAGGAACAGATGATGCAATGCATATTCTCATAAGCACTATATAAGTGGGTACTCAATCATTTTCAGGCCTGCCACCTTTCTTTACATTGATCTATCATAATACAAATACTAGCAGTATACCTTGCTAAGTAATAATGCTGAAagccaatttttaaaaaatgaaatgatatGTGCCAAGATCTAGAGCATTTAATTGCATCCATCCATGCTCAACAGATAATGAAATAACGTAAcagttcataaaaaataaagccATGTCTGTGAGTGTATGCACATGCACTTCAGTGTTTCCTCTTCTATACATTTACTAAACTATCCATAAAAGAGATGCAGTGACTAGCTCTACAAACTATATACTGTAATTCTACATTAGCTGCAACATACAGAGAATAACAGTCAAAATTGCACCTTGCTACTTTGTTTCAGTTGCAAGAGGTGAGTTTGAACCAGTAAAGTAATGAAGCGAAAAAACAGCCAAGCTGCAAACCCTATAAGGGATTGACTCACTTGTATAGCATGGCAATGGGCACACACATTTCATGTTCAGAGACGACCAATTTATTCAAACTATTCCAAATGCACGTTTCGCAGAATCAAGGGTATTGGAGAGGAGCATTGATATAGCAATTGGTCCCACACCTCCAGGAACAGGGGTAATGGCTGATGCCACCTTGACTGCCTCTTCAAAGCAGACATCTCCTGTGATGCGGAAGCCTTGGCCATGGGGGTCCTGCAAATTATATTTAACTGCATCATGATAATAACAAATTCATAAGGAACTAGTCCACCCTCCATCTTATTTGCTTCTATAGATCTTTCagttttttttgcatttttctcTTATGGCTGAATGTAACCAAGTATATATGAAATTAGGTCCATCTTGTTATGGAGTGAGGTTATCCCTCACTGTTGTAGCATGAGGGGAGGcatgaatatattttttactcACCACATTGGATGAGAAGTAAAACACATTAGTGAAGCACATCTTAGGGTTTTGGGTGTATGAGTCCTTTCACTTATATACTGTTCAacacttactttttttttttttcaatgtgtGACTTCTTATTTATTCTTGTACTTCTTACTTACACTTAAAGTCTCAACACATCCTGGTACCAATTCAGTGCTCTCTCTGTTTTTTCTTAAGATTCTATTTTGGAGGTCCAGAAAATGGGGGCACTAAAGTATCTTTTCACCAACACTATgcc
This portion of the Lotus japonicus ecotype B-129 chromosome 3, LjGifu_v1.2 genome encodes:
- the LOC130742908 gene encoding protein RESTRICTED TEV MOVEMENT 2-like; translation: MAMRPETPTFGTPRSARAVYKNIQPKSEMKENEEAYFLRIYLPGFTKESIQISYLLPSRMVRIVGERRIDASNKWSLFNQTYPVPENCEVEKLQGKIEHGSLIVTMPKKFIPPPTPIAQVEETTKQKETTPPKSTATRVEQQEPIGDKKISSDALKELKGSQKDTSPSQKPKDTTSHRPDDYKGLRTLSPSKSFEEEPVLKTKATAAIPKEQTGKPQMGIEPNTKQIDEEKLQEEIRKKAILEIVKKQLEEEKAEKESVKKKEVEGADIGKPYYESRKPEKYLDHDVVLKGKEIKARKESAPKSSDDKGKDRAKKDEIYTIGKGVKEVGTWTSKVVTRIGEGKLDDQEKTLVANMGAAILIIAALGAYVTYKFTSSDKT